A window of the Bufo gargarizans isolate SCDJY-AF-19 chromosome 1, ASM1485885v1, whole genome shotgun sequence genome harbors these coding sequences:
- the LOC122928343 gene encoding olfactory receptor 6N1-like: MGGGINQTFVTEFIILGFPSLKKLYLFLFLLFLLIYSFTVTGNIIIFITVLTNYKLQIPMFYFLNHLSAMEIWYTSVIVPKMLSTFVTNNRAISFKNCMIQLYLFSSLGASECYLLTAMAYDRYLAICNPLHYSSKMTNTTSHHLASGAWVGGFLSPILPVVLISKLVFCGPNQINYFYCDAQPLLKLSCSSTQFTETAISVLATGLIFSSFVLTVLSYMFIISTILRIPSAIGRKKAFSTCASHLTVVMIYYGTITAMYMQPMSRFSLDINKVLSLLYTVVTPMLNPIIYSLRNKEMKDSVTKFFKRINKGKDFE, translated from the coding sequence ATGGGAGGAGGAATAAATCAAACATTTGTGACAGAATTTATTATCTTGGGATTCCCCAGCCTGAAGAAGCTGTACCTGTTTCTGTTTCTGCTTTTCCTACTTATCTACTCATTTACTGTAACGGgcaatataataatttttatcACTGTGCTAACAAACTACAAACTGCAGATCCCTATGTTTTATTTCCTTAACCATCTGTCTGCTATGGAAATATGGTACACGTCAGTCATTGTACCCAAGATGTTGTCCACGTTTGTGACAAACAATAGGGCCATATCTTTCAAAAACTGTATGATTCAGTTGTATCTATTTAGCTCCCTTGGAGCTTCTGAGTGTTATCTACTAACTGCAATGGCCTATGATCGCTATCTGGCTATTTGTAATCCTCTGCATTATTCTTCCAAAATGACCAACACAACCTCACACCATTTGGCCTCTGGGGCTTGGGTTGGTGGCTTCCTGTCTCCAATCCTCCCAGTTGTATTAATATCAAAGCTTGTTTTCTGTGGTCCTAATCAAATTAACTACTTCTACTGTGATGCTCAACCTCTTCTCAAACTTTCTTGCAGCAGCACTCAGTTTACAGAGACAGCCATCTCTGTATTGGCTACTGGCCTTATATTTAGCTCCTTTGTCCTAACTGTACTCTCCTACATGTTCATTATTTCCACCATTTTACGGATCCCTTCAGCCATTGGAAGGAAAAAGGCCTTTTCTACATGTGCTTCCCACCTGACTGTTGTTATGATATATTATGGCACAATAACAGCCATGTACATGCAACCCATGTCTAGATTCTCACTAGATATCAACAAAGTGTTATCTTTGCTGTATACAGTGGTGACTCCTATGTTGAATCCCATTATCTACAGCTTGAGGAATAAAGAGATGAAGGACTCTGTGACAAAGTTTTTCAAAAGAATAAATAAAGGGAAGGACTTTGAATAA